A window from Diachasmimorpha longicaudata isolate KC_UGA_2023 chromosome 5, iyDiaLong2, whole genome shotgun sequence encodes these proteins:
- the LOC135162960 gene encoding integrator complex subunit 15, whose translation MNYSAMQQPNHSMPEGEFNYYYLRKLDFPHCAKEALVAIAKMPRAANSTAYRQIQLQTELINEFVFGEIEKLKQQKKTRALQEFQLIEVLSEFFRNPDHSPAVRNAIFLLLFPAEYPRYEILGNLVSMAIATQNREVLDSSGMWIQQLGSTSTQSVDLAKHILDDYFVYTPNSIDKLNKLPVLVPHFTANLLTAIGEVYRLEDPPNKLLKLAGDWIDDTPGLLATPLMDNPALPLGGIPMTPITPIAGLFRWCILSPARSKPENVENTIIEERNQFYSKIQQLLMDAVLRLKNSGSNKHAISTQHLAQTTRALTTLLEEPETADNKPRRNLAMERLAQAVSTAMSANCIYGNKQELLALLQPLACRHFLIEWTLITYGSKGAVV comes from the exons atgaattacaGTGCAATGCAACAACCAAATCATTCAATGCCAGAGGGAGAATTCAACTACTATTATTTGAGAAAATTAGACTTTCCACATTGTGCAAAAGAAGCATTGGTTGCAATCG CCAAAATGCCCAGGGCAGCTAATTCAACAGCCTACAGACAGATTCAGCTCCAGACGGAATtgataaatgaatttgtttttggagaaatagaaaaattgaagcAACAGAAGAAGACTCGAGCTCTGCAAGAGTTTCAATTGATCGAGGTTTTGAGTGAATTCTTCAGAAATCCCGATCACAGTCCAGCAGTGAGAAATGCGATATTCCTGCTCTTGTTCCCAGCGGAATATCCTAGGTACGAGATTCTGGGTAATTTAGTGTCTATGGCGATTGCCACACAAAACAGAGAAGTGTTGGACTCATCGGGGATGTGGATTCAACAATTGGGATCGACTTCAACCCAGAGTGTGGACTTGGCAAAGCATATCCTAGACGATTATTTCGTTTACACTCCGAATTCAATTGACAAATTGAATAAACTGCCAGTTCTGGTGCCTCACTTCACCGCCAATCTACTGACGGCTATTGGAGAAGTTTATAGACTCGAGGACCCGCCcaataaattgttgaaactCGCTGGAGACTGGATTGATGATACTCCAGGATTACTGGCTACGCCTTTGATGGACAATCCAGCGTTACCTCTGGGGGGCATTCCCATGACCCCAATCACACCCATTGCTGGGCTTTTTAG ATGGTGCATATTGAGTCCAGCTCGATCAAAGCcagaaaatgtggaaaatacaaTCATAGAAGAGCGCAACCAATTTTATTCAAAGATCCAACAACTCTTGATGGATGCAGTTCTGAGATTAAAAAACAGCGGCAGCAATAAGCACGCCATTTCCACCCAGCACCTGGCACAAACCACAAGAGCCTTAACGACATTATTAGAGGAGCCTGAAACTGCTGACAATAAACCTCGGAGGAATCTAGCCATGGAGAGATTGGCTCAGGCCGTCAGTACTGCAATGTCTGCTAATTGTATTTACGGAAACAAAC aggaaTTATTGGCTCTCCTACAACCTCTCGCATGTCGACACTTTCTCATTGAATGGACATTGATAACGTATGGTAGTAAAGGAGCTGtagtttaa
- the LOC135162967 gene encoding ribosomal RNA-processing protein 7 homolog A: protein MISEDKTPTNFKYIWLKYDVNSSDKHQLFIKEHSVKRQQPEHPKGRTLFVLNIPPYATKDSVKNIFTRHCGGITSVSLHPAPGGSQNGFKTGYVVFAKGSSVEKALTLPKDFTVVLENEETPQHPLGLLKWCREYNEEANVDEKTMKEEIAKYMAAYDKRIEERLAMETNEEDADGWITVSSKKKRGQFAPSRKESTIDKLQQKEQEKTKKKELLNFYTFQIRESKKQHLAELRKKFEMDKQKLQQLKTKRTFKPFA, encoded by the exons ATGATATCGGAAGATAAAACCCCTACCAACTTTAAGT ATATATGGTTGAAATATGACGTTAATAGTTCTGACAAACATCAGCTATTCATTAAAGAACATTCCGTGAAAAGGCAACAACCAGAGCATCCGAAAGGTCGTACCCTATTCGTATTGAATATTCCTCCTTACGCAACAAAGGATtctgttaaaaatattttcaccagaCATTGTGGAGGTATTACGAGTGTGAGTTTACATCCAGCCCCAGGAGGCTCCCAAAATGGTTTCAAAACTGGTTACGTAGTATTCGCCAAAGGATCTTCAGTGGAGAAGGCTCTTACTCTTCCAAAAGATTTTACAGTTGTCTTGGAAAACGAGGAGACCCCTCAACATCCACTGGGTCTACTCAAGTGGTGTAGGGAGTACAATGAGGAAGCAAATGTTGATGAGAAGACCATGAAAGAAGAAATAGCGAAATATATGGCAGCCTATGACAAAAGGATCGAAGAACGTTTGGCTATGGAGACGAACGAAGAAGATGCGGATGGATGGATTACGGTTTCGAGCAAAAAGAAGAGAGGCCAGTTTGCTCCGAGCAGGAAGGAATCTACTATTGATAAATTGCAGCAGAAAGAGCAGGAGAAGACTAAGAAGAAGGAATTACTCAATTTTTATACTTTCCAAATCAGAGAATCTAAAAAACAAC ATCTGGCGGAATTgcgaaagaaatttgaaatggATAAACAAAAGCTACAGCAATTGAAAACAAAGAGAACTTTCAAACCTTTTGCTTGA
- the LOC135162966 gene encoding eukaryotic translation initiation factor 3 subunit F, with product MALDLTVKVHPVVLFQIVDAYERRNSDSQRVIGTLLGTAEKGIVEVTNCFCVPHKEYDDQVEAELSYAMDLYDLNHRVNAQENIVGWWATGKEVTTHSSVIHEYYARECNNPVHLTVDTTLLNTTRMGIKAYVCVQLGVPNGKQGCMFTPTKVQVTSYEPEITGLQLCQKTQSLPSAPKTGGTVEPMMDLAQIAEASSKLSSMLDQVLTYVDDVLTGKQPPDNQVGRALLDMVHSVPKMTSDQFDEMFNSNVKDLLMVVALSQLIKTQLQLNEKLTLLTTL from the exons ATGGCGCTAGACCTCACTGTCAAGGTACACCCTGTGGTGTTATTTCAGATCGTAGATGCTTACGAGCGACGTAATTCAGACTCCCAGAGAGTCATAGGGACACTTTTAG GTACCGCTGAAAAGGGCATCGTAGAAGTGACTAACTGCTTCTGCGTACCCCATAAGGAATACGATGATCAGGTTGAGGCTGAGCTCAGTTATGCCATGGATCTCTATGATTTGAATCATAGAGTAAATGCACAAGAGAATATCGTAGGTTGGTGGGCAACTGGTAAAGAGGTTACCACGCATTCGTCTGTCATCCATGAATATTATGCGAGGGAATGCAATAATCCAGTCCATTTGACGGTTGATACAACTCTTCTCAATACGACGAGAATGGGAATTAAGGCTTACGTTTGTGTACAACTGGGTGTTCCCAATGGCAAGCAGGGATGTATGTTCACTCCGACGAAAGTTCAG GTCACGTCTTATGAGCCTGAAATAACCGGCCTCCAGCTCTGCCAGAAGACACAATCACTGCCATCAGCACCTAAAACAGGTGGTACTGTTGAGCCCATGATGGATCTTGCGCAAATAGCCGAAGCAAGCTCCAAGTTATCTTCGATGCTGGATCAGGTGCTGACCTATGTCGACGATGTCCTAACTGGCAAACAACCCCCAGATAACCAGGTCGGGAGGGCGCTCTTGGACATGGTGCACTCGGTGCCTAAAATGACGAGTGATCAGTTCGATGAGATGTTCAATAGCAACGTTAAGGATTTGCTCATGGTCGTTGCATTGTCGCAGTTGATTAAAACTCAActtcaattaaatgaaaaacttaCACTCCTCACTACCCTGTAA
- the LOC135162962 gene encoding actin-related protein 10, translated as MSGKVSRHYESIRLICEKQVVVLDIGAAYTKFGYAGEATPRGIIRTEIKCQETKKIRSIFKYDNVDDLYELLVEFLHSLFFKHVRITPKDVRLVILESLLTPTKFRDTLAKVLFRHFEIASLMILPSHLVTISTLGWDTALVLDVGYQEATLIPVYNGVPMLKAWQSLPLAAEAVHNRMREDFKESLPDVEFDEELLEDIKVRTCFVTTLERSKKLDSDEPPVPPPSVKYPGLKTFTVPGHIREKAFELLWERDNDNLSIPTMILDSLVKCPIDTRQQLAENILLVGGTVMATGFTARLKSELISIVSSNLYCEKLKVRNFKFHTAPCKPNYTVWLGGAIFGIADLPSRCILKENYLKNDRVPDWANLLHNNKEGSSFGI; from the exons ATGTCTGGGAAAGTGTCGAGACACTACGAGAGCATTCGCCTCATTTGTGAGAAACAAGTGGTGGTTTTAGATATTGGAGCAGCATACACCAA ATTCGGTTATGCCGGCGAAGCTACCCCTAGGGGGATAATCAGAACCGAGATAAAATGCCAAGAGACAAAGAAAATACGCTCCATTTTCAAGTATGATAATGTTGATGACTTGTATGAATTACTCGTCGAGTTTCTGCACTCTCTTTTTTTCAA ACATGTTAGGATAACACCGAAGGACGTCAGACTGGTGATACTGGAGAGTCTCCTGACACCTACCAAATTTCGTGACACTCTGGCTAAAGTTCTTTTCAGGCATTTCGAAATCGCCTCATTGATGATCTTGCCAAGTCACCTGGTAACAATCAGTACTCTCGGTTGGGATACAGCCTTGGTACTGGATGTTGGTTATCAAGAGGCCACTCTGATTCCAGTTTACAACGGAGTGCCGATGCTCAAAGCCTGGCAGAGCCTGCCATTAGCTGCTGAAGCCGTTCATAA TCGCATGAGGGAGGATTTCAAGGAGTCACTACCAGATGTTGAATTTGACGAAGAGCTCCTCGAAGATATAAAAGTGAGGACGTGTTTTGTGACGACACTGGAGCGTTCAAAAAAACTAGACAGCGACGAACCTCCAGTTCCACCCCCGTCAGTTAAGTACCCTGGGTTAAAGACATTTACTGTTCCTGGCCACATTAGGGAAAAGGCATTTGAATTGTTGTGGGAGAGGGACAATGACAATCTGTCCATTCCAACAATGATTCTGGACTCACTAGTCAAG tgtcCGATTGACACACGGCAACAGCTGGCGGAGAATATCCTCCTCGTCGGTGGTACGGTCATGGCAACGGGTTTTACTGCCCGATTGAAGTCggaattaatttccattgttTCGAGTAATTTATACTGTGAAAAACTTAAAGTCcggaatttcaaatttcacacTGCACCGTGCAAGCCCAATTACACAGTCTGGTTGGGAGGAGCAATATTTGGCATTGCTGATTTGCCCTCGAGGTGtattttgaaagaaaattatctCAAGAACGATCGAGTCCCAGATTGGGCTAATCTTCTGCATAATAACAAAGAGGGATCCAGTTTTGGAATTTAG
- the LOC135162936 gene encoding probable multidrug resistance-associated protein lethal(2)03659: MDGKEAVEKRRNPREGANPLSALTFGWMLKTFYVGYKRDLEIDDLTEPLKEHKSSYLGDKISAAWEEELHRFNQQQEKAKQKARRPTKKKQMPSLNRVLVKVFGLRVALYGVALAIMEIVLRVLQPLALGRLLRYYSTDTVTKTEAYLYAGGVILCSAVNIFVVHPYMMAILHMGMKMRVACCSLIYRKSLKLSKTALGETTVGQAVNLLSNDVNRFDVAIIFLHYLWIGPLETAIITYFMYQEFNISAVIGVASFLMFIPLQGWLGKKSSVLRLRTAIRTDERVRLTNEIISGIQAIKMYTWEHPFSALIENARKREIDVIRATSYIRGVVMSFIMFTTRSSLFLTILSYILLSPDNHINAEKVFMITAYYNILRQTMTVFFPQGITQMAEAAVSIRRLQEFLMYDEVSTPTTDSDKNSGETYNQVKQVNGAADTKLNGEKSGSVVLQDVSAKWSGSEREDTLVNINMNVQPGRLVAVVGQVGAGKSSLLNVILKELKISKGTLDVHGNIAYASQEPWLFAGSVRTNILFGRKMEPKRYDQVVKVCQLKRDFSLLPYGDKTIVGERGISLSGGQRARINLARAVYAETPIYLFDDPLSAVDAHVGKHMFEECIEKYLRGKTRILVTHQIQFLRNVEKIYVMKDGRIDAEGTYDELAVRGVDFGRLLEHTTPQAEDSGSAAGSRNTSRRTSVTSVSSIMTNDNSRTQAEPDEIAEMRTKGSIGGNIYGSYFTAGGNWCIAMIIFILCAGAQLAASGGDYFIAFWVNLEEEDQSYRTNSTIILTKNEAATNSTDSSGYSRIFERDTCVYIFSGLTVTTIVISLVRSFAFFEYCMKASLKLHDKMFRSISRATMRFFNTNTSGRILNRFSKDMGAIDELLPMALIDCIQIGLSLLGIVVVVGVANPWLMIPTAIIGIFFYYLRIIYLSTSRSVKRLEGITRSPVFSHLNATLQGLATIRAFEAESVLAKEFDQHQDLHSSAWYMFIASSRAFGFWLDIFCLVYIALVTLSFLILPNSADNTEGGNVGLAITQSIGLTGMFQWGMRQSAELENQMTSVERVLEYTNLESEPALESIPDKKPRESWPEEGTIKFKNVYLSYAPEEPPVLKNLNFQIKKKEKVGIVGRTGAGKSSLISALFRLADIDGEIIIDGVETSEIGLHDLRSKISIIPQEPFLFSGSLRRNLDPFELYSDNLLWAALEDVELKEMGLTAHINEGGSNLSVGQRQLVCLARAIVKNNRILVLDEATANVDPRTDELIQKTIRSKFAECTVLTIAHRLNTVMDSDRILLMDAGQVVEFDHPHILLQDETGYLSSMVKETGKMMQNVLTAVAKQNYELRHPATSL, from the exons ATGGATGGAAAGGAGGCCGTGGAGAAGAGACGGAATCCGAGGGAGGGGGCTAATCCATTGAGCGCTCTTACCTTTGG ATGGATGTTAAAAACATTCTACGTGGGTTACAAACGAGACCTTGAGATAGATGACCTCACGGAACCACTGAAGGAGCACAAGAGTAGTTACCTGGGTGATAAAATATCAGCGGCATGGGAAGAAGAATTGCACCGTTTCAATCAACAACAGGAGAAAGCAAAACAAAAAGCAAGGAGACCAACTAAAAAGAAGCAAATGCCGAGTTTAAATCGTGTATTGGTTAAAGTATTTGGACTGAGAGTTGCACTCTACGGCGTTGCCTTGGCGATTATGGAAATTGTCCTCAG GGTTCTCCAGCCACTGGCCCTGGGTAGGCTCCTCAGGTACTACTCCACCGACACCGTAACGAAAACAGAAGCCTACCTCTACGCCGGCGGCGTCATTCTCTGCTCGGCAGTGAACATATTCGTGGTTCACCCCTACATGATGGCGATCCTGCACATGGGGATGAAGATGCGAGTGGCCTGTTGCTCCTTGATCTATAGGAAATCCCTGAAACTTTCGAAAACAGCCTTGGGTGAAACAACTGTGGGACAAGCCGTCAATCTTCTCTCCAACGACGTCAACAGATTCGACGTGGCGATAATCTTCCTACACTACCTGTGGATAGGACCCCTTGAAACTGCCATAATCACGTACTTCATGTACCAAGAGTTCAACATCTCAGCAGTGATCGGTGTAGCATCTTTCTTGATGTTCATTCCTCTCCAGGGCTGgcttggaaaaaaatcgtcagTGCTGCGATTACGCACTGCTATCAGAACCGATGAACGTGTTCGTCTCACAAACGAAATCATCTCGGGAATTCAAGCCATAAAAATGTACACGTGGGAACATCCTTTCAGTGCCCTTATTGAAAATGCTAGGAAACGAGAGATCGACGTCATTCGAGCAACTTCATATATCAGAGGGGTGGTCATGTCCTTCATCATGTTCACAACGAGATCATCACTCTTCTTAACTATTCTCTCGTACATTCTCCTTAGCCCGGACAATCACATAAATGCCGAGAAGGTTTTCATGATTACGGCGTACTACAATATTCTAAGGCAAACAATGACAGTGTTTTTCCCCCAGGGAATCACGCAAATGGCTGAGGCTGCTGTTTCCATACGACGTCTCCAGGAGTTTCTTATGTATGATGAAGTATCCACTCCCACGACTGACAGTGATAAAAACAGTGGAGAAACTTACAACCAAGTTAAACAAGTTAACGGAGCTGCTGACACGAAATTGAATGGTGAAAAGTCGGGATCGGTTGTTCTGCAAGATGTGTCGGCAAAATGGTCTGGAAGTGAACGCGAGGATACACTGGTCAATATAAACATGAATGTCCAACCAGGAAGATTGGTCGCTGTTGTTGGACAAGTTGGTGCCGGTAAATCCTCCCTTCTGAATGTCATTCTGAAGGAGCTGAAGATCTCCAAAGGTACGCTCGATGTCCATGGAAACATTGCTTATGCCAGTCAAGAGCCTTGGCTCTTCGCTGGATCCGTCAGGACGAATATCCTCTTCGGTAGGAAGATGGAGCCGAAGAGGTACGACCAAGTGGTTAAGGTGTGTCAGCTGAAGAGAGACTTTTCACTTCTTCCTTACGGTGACAAAACAATTGTGGGTGAAAGAGGAATTAGTTTGTCAGGGGGGCAAAGAGCCAGGATCAACCTGGCTAGGGCTGTCTATGCTGAGACTCCGATCTATCTCTTCGATGATCCCCTGAGTGCTGTCGACGCACACGTGGGTAAACACATGTTCGAGGAGTGCATCGAGAAATATTTACGAGGAAAGACGAGAATATTGGTGACTCATCAGATTCAATTTCTGAGAAATGTTGAGAAAATCTACGTGATGAAGGATGGAAGAATTGACGCTGAAGGGACTTATGATGAATTAGCTGTTCGGGGAGTAGACTTTGGTAGATTGTTGGAGCATACAACGCCTCAGGCGGAGGACAGTGGATCAGCAGCTGGAAGTAGAAATACGTCCAGACGCACCAGCGTCACATCGGTGTCGTCGATAATGACGAATGACAACTCCAGGACTCAAGCAGAACCCGACGAAATAGCTGAGATGAGGACAAAGGGCAGCATTGGTGGAAACATCTACGGATCTTATTTCACAGCTGGGGGGAACTGGTGTATAGCGATGATAATATTCATTCTCTGCGCTGGAGCACAACTCGCTGCCAGTGGTGGAGACTATTTCATTGCTTTCTGGGTGAACCTCGAGGAGGAAGATCAGAGTTACAGGACTAACAGTACCATCATTTTGACAAAGAATGAAGCAGCTACGAACTCAACGGACTCGAGTGGTTACTCCAGAATTTTCGAGAGGGACACATGTGTCTACATCTTCTCGGGACTGACTGTTACAACGATAGTGATCTCTTTGGTTCGATCATTTGCGTTCTTCGAGTACTGCATGAAAGCCTCGCTGAAACTGCATGATAAAATGTTCCGAAGTATTAGCAGAGCTACGATGAGATTCTTCAATACAAACACCTCGGGGAGGATCTTGAATCGTTTCTCTAAGGATATGGGGGCCATCGACGAATTACTGCCCATGGCGTTGATTGATTGCATCCAGATTGGACTGAGTCTGCTGGGAATTGTCGTCGTTGTTGGAGTGGCTAATCCGTGGCTCATGATACCCACTGCGataatcggaattttcttctACTATCTGAGGATTATCTATTTGTCCACCAGCCGAAGTGTCAAAAGACTCGAGGGAATTACCCGATCACCTGTATTCAGTCATCTCAATGCAACGCTTCAGGGGTTGGCGACAATCAGAGCATTTGAAGCTGAGAGTGTTCTCGCGAAGGAGTTTGACCAGCATCAAGATCTTCACTCCTCTGCTTGGTACATGTTTATCGCTTCTTCCAGGGCTTTTGGATTTTGGTTGGATATCTTTTGCCTGGTTTATATTGCCCTGGTGACGTTGAGCTTTTTGATACTCCCTAATAGTGCCGATAACACCGAAGGGGGCAATGTTGGCTTGGCCATAACCCAGAGCATCGGACTAACTGGAATGTTCCAGTGGGGTATGAGACAGAGTGCTGAGCTGGAGAATCAAATGACTTCGGTTGAAAGGGTCTTGGAGTACACAAATTTGGAGAGTGAACCTGCCTTGGAGAGCATTCCGGATAAAAAGCCCAGGGAGAGTTGGCCAGAGGAAGGGACGATTAAATTTAAGAATGTTTATCTCTCTTATGCACCTGAAGAACCTCCTGTACTTAAAAatcttaattttcaaattaaaaagaaggaaaaagtGGGAATCGTGGGGAGAACTGGAGCAGGAAAATCATCGCTCATTTCTGCATTGTTCAGACTCGCGGATATTGACGGGGAGATCATCATTGATGGAGTAGAGACATCAGAAATTGGTCTTCATGATCTCAGATCGAAGATCAGCATAATTCCTCAGGAGCCGTTCCTATTCTCAGGGTCTTTGAGACGAAATCTTGATCCTTTTGAGTTATATTCGGATAATCTGCTCTGGGCGGCTCTTGAGGATGTTGAACTCAAGGAGATGGGTCTGACTGCGCATATTAATGAGGGTGGAAGCAATCTGAGTGTTGGACAGAGACAACTCGTGTGTCTCGCCCGCGCCATTGTTAAAAATAACAGGATTTTGGTGCTCGATGAGGCAACTGCCAATGTCGATCCTAGGACTGATGAGCTCATTCAGAAAACTATTAGGTCCAAATTTGCTGAATGTACTGTACTGACTATTGCTCACCGGCTGAATACTGTGATGGATAGTGATAGAATCCTATTGATGGATGCTGGACAAGTTGTG GAATTTGATCATCCTCATATACTTCTTCAAGACGAAACTGGTTATTTATCGAGTATGGTAAAAGAGACTGGCAAAATGATGCAGAATGTTTTGACAGCTGTTGCCAAACAGAATTACGAACTTCGTCATCCAGCCACATCGCTCTAA
- the LOC135162945 gene encoding uncharacterized protein LOC135162945, which yields MQLNIWMMILILLKAVTHSSELNWVEGIERHVRENSHLYQVVFLSTEQEALRIPGVPELFRVISARRPILHTSAGSIYPPTAAIDAMKRPSVSEMFVEYLIIIHSNGTNDNFKVTLEYAWANKMLNVTVLELIDTEDKSTGYHDFDIFIHQHNPFLGHFSTSKYSSQQELFPDIVHNMHGTRLRIGVPSEPPLAGGVVDGQIVYQGPNTEFIDLMARVMNFIPAFENRTSVLTYPLSAEALYRDLVMGMLDMHADLLPHIWKFEELNTFRTAAIYEEKYCATVPVIVKKETTFSVAAFGSYLPALGMVGLIWILQLFTILDRNYWSPFNVIASIFGISVSKQPDHSADRVMFAALSLISIIYSSELYSSLSSDVLNEGVRTEWSTYEDLLKSDLKIGATYDHLQLFFGNLSVLPSAFQDRIVVKEFDSLGVYADLARHKDSSYIGQCSLYYFYRINFSNMQMKLLKSYVTQELTTFLISPKLPYQRHIGNVITRLREVGFVDKLFHRELKYWKSITTQFETVSPPREQNFCKKLIIFLSFGYLLATVVFLVELTHYSSIRKKK from the exons ATGCAGCTTAACATTTGGATGATGATATTGATTCTACTGAAAGCTGTGACACACAGCAGCGAATTAAATTGGGTGGAAGGCATTGAAAGACACGTCCGAGAAAACTCTCATCTCTATCAGGTCGTCTTCCTGAGTACAGAGCAAGAAGCTCTGAGGATTCCCGGAGTACCGGAGCTATTCAGAGTAATCTCCGCCAGACGACCCATTTTACATACGAgt GCAGGAAGTATTTATCCCCCAACAGCAGCCATTGATGCCATGAAACGTCCTTCGGTGAGTGAAATGTTCGTGGAGTATCTGATCATCATTCACTCCAATGGAACCAATGACAACTTCAAAGTTACTCTGGAATATGCATGGGCAAACAAAATGCTGAATGTTACAGTTCTCGAGCTGATTGACACTGAGGACAAGTCAACTGGATACCAcgattttgatattttcattcatcagcACAATCCTTTCCTGGGACACTTCAGCACATCAAAGTATTCATCACAACAAGAATTATTTCCTGATATTGTGCACAACATGCATGGCACTCGTCTCAGAATTGGTGTGCCCAGCGAACCACCTCTGGCAGGGGGAGTAGTGGACGGTCAGATTGTTTACCAGGGTCCCAATACAGAATTCATCGATTTAATGGCACGTGTCATGAACTTCATTCCTGCTTTTGAAAATCGAACATCAGTACTGACCTACCCATTATCCGCAGAAGCTTTGTACCGTGATCTGGTGATGGGAATGTTGGACATGCACGCAGATCTCTTACCCCATATATGGAAGTTTGAGGAGTTGAATACCTTTCGAACTGCAGCGATCTATGAAGAAAAATACTGTGCTACTGTACCTGTGATTGTGAAGAAAGAGACGACATTCTCGGTGGCTGCTTTTGGTAGCTATCTCCCTGCGCTTGGAATGGTCGGATTAATTTGGATTCTTCAACTGTTTACAATTTTAGATCGTAATTACTGGTCCCCATTCAACGTTATCGCATCAATATTCGGCATATCTGTCAGTAAGCAGCCGGATCATTCTGCGGATCGTGTGATGTTCGCTGCACTGAGTTTGATTTCGATTATATACTCCTCTGAACTTTATAGTTCATTAAGCAGTGATGTTCTTAATGAAGGGGTTCGGACCGAATGGAGTACGTATGAAGACTTACTAAAGTCTGATCTGAAAATAGGTGCTACCTACGATCACTTACAATTGTTCTTTGGCAATTTGTCTGTTCTGCCTTCAGCATTCCAAGACAGAATTGTTGTCAAGGAGTTCGACAGTTTGGGAGTATATGCTGATCTTGCTCGCCATAAGGATTCCAGCTATATCGGACAATGCAGTctctattatttttatcgcaTTAACTTTTCAAACAtgcaaatgaaattattaaaatcataTGTGACACAAGAGTTGACCACATTTCTCATCTCACCAAAATTACCTTATCAACGTCAcattggaaatgtcataacGCGTCTTCGGGAAGTAGGTTTCGTTGATAAGTTGTTCCACAGAGAACTAAAATACTGGAAGAGCATCACCACGCAATTCGAAACAGTAAGTCCCCCTCGGGAacaaaatttttgcaaaaaattaataatttttttgagttttggtTACCTTTTGGCTACGGTTGTATTCTTAGTCGAACTGACTCACTATTCTAgtattcgcaaaaaaaaataa